The Pyrus communis chromosome 12, drPyrComm1.1, whole genome shotgun sequence genomic sequence ttttggtaaaaaccTTTTTAGCCCTCTTTAAACTGCTAGTCCATATAGATCTATGTAATGTGAAATGACAACgtagaaggaaaaagaaaattttcagcaTGTGTTTTCTTCCTCGCGAGAATGTTGCTACAACTCCTCCATGGATGCACCAGAAATTTGATTGCActataatttgacaaaataaattgGTAGCCCATATAATCCTAGGCTTAGATCCATCCTCCATGACGAAACAGTCGGAGGGTTACCGAAAGACCTTTATAGGCATGTTTTTTTTCTGGTTGCCAGAGGGCTCCGGGACTGCCTTGGTGAGCCTCTGTGAATTCGCCCTTGTTTAGCCCCTGGATCAAACTGTATGCCAAAGTAAAACCGGCAGTCCAAAAAATGTGAAAGTTCAAACTCGGGTTCAGAATTTCAAACCTCTACTCACTTTCCACTAAACAAACCTCTTGgaattttctctttattttatcaAACTAGGAGTTGGTAATGCGTACGTATCCTAATACAATATTGGGTAATTGAATTAAAGGTTGTAATACATGAGTAATACAAATAGATTTCCGTAGATGGAACTATAGAatattaacataaaaaaatacaagaatATATTCGTAGATTTTACACAAAAGTAACACAAAAAACGGTAACATATTTTACATCGACGCATACAAGAAAGACAATATGAGCATAATATAAGAGTTTTAATTCACGTCTCCACAAGTGAAAGGGTGACATATCATTTCTCCAAGAAGACTATGTGCATAAGtccaatatttttcttcacttctctCCCCCTCCTTTGTTGTTTTATCACTTTACTCCCCCTACATTATTTTTCTCCATTATTTTCCAGTATATTATGCATtatgtacattttatttttagtttaagATCTATACTTTGGTCTTGATATGAGCCTTCCTatcttttgatttatatttatatgcacaCTTTCTATCTTCCGGTCACAAATTTTGTAGATCTAGTAGTGGAAActcaaatttacttaaatctgtgGTTGAAATATGTTTTTGGTATTAGAagtagaaatttagaaaaaaaaaacatatatataattttggttaGAACCATAAACCGGCATGAACCGAACCGACAACGTTATGAATCGAACCGAAACCGTCATCAATCGAACCGTACAtttttagtaataaatttaagcggaaccgcaccgaaccgaaccgttgaAATTTTCCGATTCCGGTTCCATTTTGAGAGTGGACCGGGCCAAACCGGACCGTGCCCATCCCtaattaaaaatgttacaatttagtatatttatgtttatagctaaattttttatcatatatttttatttttagtttgtaaccatttttaatttgcaaaccttttttaatttgtaccaattttctttttagttttaatttgtacccatatattaatttatttttgtgcccatattgtttaaagttttatttgtatttatgcCCATGTGTTTACTATCGCGTGACATTgtataattaatcaataatagaaaaattacatatggtatatttatgttttatggctaaactttgtattatacatatattttttttagtacatcgatatttttacactagggaaggaggagttcggctaagccacataatAGGCAGCCTAACTTTAGCCGGAAATTCGCCATTCACGAAATTCGAATATAAGACCTTTCACTTTTAAGcaaagagaaataccaccagaTCGTAGTACTGAGTAGCGACTAATACAAATATATTAAACATGCATAAAACACACGTCGCTCCTCTCAATTTATATACTTAAATGTTAACTGAACGCGTAATAAACACGTAACATTATCCGCTTAAAGATAGTAAAAAATCCAATCTTATTAAGCAATGCAATCAACCCAAAATCTCACTTTCCATTGAATCAAACTTTGCCCAAAACATCCAAGGACCCACTTGCATGAGTGCTCTCATATAAAACCTTCTCTCTGCCACCAAGACAAACAAACCCCATCAgattcaagaaacaaaacccCATTGAAATTCCCCTTGACCTCGAGTCTTCCCCCGGCGCATCTTTGCAATAACCATACAGGAACCACTAACCTGCGCCGCATGTCAGTCGTCGCACCGCTGCTAACCTGCGCCGTCGTCGCCCCCTATAAAATCCAACTTGGGGACATCAATCTTCCATGCGCCAACCGAGCAGAAGGAgggttaaaaaatattattattttatcatttaaaaaaaaaacagaaaaatataaatgtaaaaaaaaaaaaaaaaaacccataaaaataattaaaatctttctctttctattttcTCTGTGTTTGTTTCTCTCTCATAGTAGCATTTCCAGCAGAGAATAAGGaaacgaagagagagagagccatgGTTTCAACGAGGCGAAGTGGATCCCTCTCCGGGAACAACAGCAAACGATCGTCGTCTTCCGAGGACAAGCCACCGTCGCCGAAACGACCGAAGGTTCTTTGTCGTTGAAAAAATCggatttttgttatttaattttttgtccatttctttggtttttattgGCGAGGGTCAAAGATTGGGTTTTTGGGGGGTGGTGGTGAATTGTGagatttagggttttgattggGCTTGATTTCGCAGGCGGATAATGGTAGTGCTTCGGAGAAAGCGACTCCTGGGGTGGAGAATTCGAAGGAGCTGTGCACGCTTCCGCCGGCGGCGGCTGCCGATCCCGGAGAATGTGGTCCCGAAGATGCGCCGGTCGCCGGAGACGGCGTGCCTTCTGGAAAGACCGAAGCTGCTGCGCCAGCTGTGGCGGTGACGACACCGATCGCCGAAGGTAGGTTCTTGGCGCGCCGACTTTGCATTTCTGTGTTCGTGGTACTAGTTTgtgaattttgggttttggcTGCTGTTTTTCTTGAATTTGGGTTGTGGGGTTTGGGTTTTGGTTGAAATTTGAAGTCTTGGAGATGTTGGTTTGGTGGTTTATGAAGGGTCTTCGCCGGTGGTGGAAAAGCAACCGAGGAGTTCCTGGAGTTTCTATCAGAAGCAGAACCTGAGTATCGATACGCCTTGGTGCAAGCTTTTGTCACAGTCTGCACTGGTAATTCTtgcttatattttttaattatattataaagTTGAATAATTGAGCTTGTTGTGTGATTTTCGACTGAACTACTCTTTGGTGTTTTGCTTCGGCTTTTTCATGTTGCGCATATTAACCCCCTTTGTTTTCAACTgcagaatgtaaatatttcTGTTAGTGCAGTAACATTCACAATTGGTGCAAGCAGACATTGCAATTTTGCTCTGAAGGATCATACCATTAGTGGGGCTCTGTGCAAGATCAAGCGCACACAGGTATTCTTTGAGAACCCTGCTTATAATATTCTCTTGGTACTTTGGTGCGTGCCTCCGGACGCAGACGGCGGAAGCTTTCATTACCGTTACTAAGCTGTGGTCAGACTATTTTTGTGGAACTGAGATATGGAGTGACCTATTTGGGTGTcattcgtttttattttttggcttCATTAAAATTTGTACTTGACCTCTCATTGTTTCTGATCAGCGTGAGGGCAGTGCTGTAGCAGTTCTTGAAAGTACGGGAAGCAAGGGATCAGTGCAAGTAAATGGGACAAATGTCAAGAGAGGCAACAGTTTCATGCTTAGCCCGGGTGATGAAGTTGTCTTTGGTTCAATGGGCAACCATGCTTATGTATCCTTCTCTTTCCTGGGTTGTGTACTTATCTATTCCCTTTTTTTATATTCTAAACTTAACTTCTGCATAGGACTTGCGTCACTTGTATAACCGTCTAGGCCGGTATATATTTGTGTCCATATGGATATTTTCTTAACTTTTATCACCATAGATTTTTCAGCTACTGCTGACTGAGGCTGCAGTTAAGGGTGCAGAGGTTCAAGGCAGTATTGGAAAATTTTTGCATCTTGAAAGGAGGGCAGGAGATCCTTCAGCTGTGGCTGGGGCTTCCATACTGGCTTCTCTTAGCACGAGGGCAGAACAATCACGATGGAAGTCCGCAGCTCAGACCACCAGTAAAGTTCACCCCGGTGCTGAGGTACCAGCTCAGTCTGTCATTCAAGATGATACAGAAATTGAGCTTGATGGTCTCGAAAGCAGCTCAACTCAAAATAGAGGGACTGACAAGGCTGAAGATATTGGAGCAATAGACAAGAATCTCACTCCAGACTGCAACCCCGATTCTAGCATAGAGGCAGGCAATGTAAAACTTTCTgggatgaatgatttgctaagGCCTTTATTGAGGATGTTAGCTCGATCACCTAGTTATAAACTAAAATTGAGCAAAGGTATCTGTAAACAGGTATTGGAAGAAAGAAACGAGTGGACGAGGGATTTGCAATCAGCATCAACATCAGGCATGTCTCTCCGGTGTGTTGCATTTAAAGAAGGCCTTCATGCAGGAATTCTTGATGGCAAAAGCATAGATGTCTCCTTTGATAACTTCCCATACTATTTGAGGtattacttttttcttttgatgataagacatgtttgtttattaattagaaTGGTGGTATAATGTGCGCTTTTTTGACATTTATTAGTTTGATGTATACAATATGTGCTTTTTTGACCACAGTGTTGTTGCAAGTATTGTAGCCCAACCAATGAATCGTTTCTTTTGTTCTTCTGAATGAACAATTATAATTTTGTACTCTGTTAGATCTTCATCCCCATTTATCTTTTCATCTATAAATTAGATTCTAGATGTGAATATGTGAATCATGACCTTTCTCTTTCTGCTGTACTTTGCTCTCTGTTCCTAATTATTTCTTTTATCATCTACTGACATATAACCCTCTAACCTCTCTTATACTTAGAGAGATTTGTAGGGATGTGAATCAGCTAAGTGGATCATATTGAATTTTTTGGGTCGTttctttgtcaattttttttggttgacacTGCAAATTGTGAACCCATTTTTTTGGTTGACTCTTTAGTCATGCTTTTATTTGTACATATTTTCTTCAGTGTGTATGATTCTCGTTAGTGGTTTTGGTGATTATGAAAATAATACTTCTAAGTGATGTAGTTATTATTCTGACATGTCTTTTCTTTGGTATTGATTAATACACTTTGTGATTGTTAAAATCAAGATGCACTTGTCATTGAGTTCATGTTGTTCTCTTGTTTCAGTGAGAATACGAAGAAAGTGTTGATTGCAGCCTCATTTATCCACTTGAAACATAAAGAGCATGTGAAGTATACCTCAGAGCTTACAGCTGTGAACCCTCGCATTTTGCTCTCTGGTCCTTCAGGTATGGatacaacaaattaaatttaaaataaggcATTTATGATACATAGGTTTCGTTCCCGCAATTGAGAATGTTTGTTTCTGAATGCCTTTTCTAGGGTCTGAGATATATCAGGAGATGTTGGCAAAGGCTCTTGCGCAGTATTTTGGGGCTAAGTTGCTCATATTTGATAGCCACTCTTTTTTGGgtgtaagaaaaacaaaacctcCTTGACGTTCACTCAACTTCTTCTTGTGATATGGAATCaatttaatcattttgtttttggtccATGGCGTATAAAGTTAAAACTTTTGCTTTTGTCTTATCAATATTCTATTTTTGACTTCTATTTTTTAGTATACATTCCCTAGCTAATTAGTGGGAATTATCAATAACACATGTTCAATAGGGTTTATCATCAAAGGAAGCTGAGCTGCTCAGGGATGGATTGAGTGCAGAAAAACTCTGCAGCTTGACCAAACAAAGGCCCGCACTCCCAGACTTGGCCAAGAACACTGATCTTTCATCTTCTGAAACAGAGGCACCGGGATCTTCAAATGCACTGAATGACCTGGAATCCCAACCAAAAATGGAGAATGACACCCTCCCATCTTCCTCGGGGGCATCGAGGAATTACTTGTTTAAAATAGGTTTGCCACTTTGCAGGACTTTCAGCTactctttttcaatttaaaagttttttttcgttatttttttatttttaaatttcgttctaaaatttatttaaatttatttgtacATAATTTGGCAAGATTCCTAAAAACTACAATGTGCAGGTGACAGAGTAAGATTTATTGCTTCAGGTGCCTTATATGCTACATCATCTTCTTTACGGTATAATTCTTGCAAACAGTGCACTTGGGTTATGTtttatcctttaatttaatggaGTGCCTCATTTACTGATATTATTTGTCTTCTATAAGTTTTATCCTTTAAGTTTCTATAAGTTTATATGCCAGAAACAGTGCACTTGGGTATGTGTAATTAGAATTGAACTGGATTCCTGTATCTATAAGTTTCCTCTTGTACTGATGTAATGTTTGAGTTTGAGCTGTATAACACACAATTTTGATTAAGAGTACATTCATCTACCTGTTTTATTAATCTAATCTAGGCAGTTTCGAAATCGTTTGGTCTGTATCCTGTTGTAGCATATAAATTTTAGGCAGCTCCCAGGAAACGACAGGAGGTTCATAAAATTTGTAGCGTATAATGAGTTTTCGGTTTTGTTCGTTGGGATATTGGTTTTCTCCTATATCAGTTGGTTAATACTTTATTGAAATATTTACTGTTAATAATAGTGGAATGTAAATTCGTAATGTATTACTGATATCGTTGTTTCTTGTCAACATAATTATGTAAGCTTCTAACATACATTTACTGAGTTCATCAGTTACATTTGGGTATAATAATGTTTCATGTTAGCAGAGTCTAAACTTTGGTTGTCCCTATAATAAAGGTGGTCCACCTATTATATTGCACTCATGCTGGTACATATCTATATCACTCGTTATGCAGGGGCCCAGTGATTGGAATGCGTGGAGAGGTTGTGCTGCTTTTTGAGGACAATCCTTTGTCAAAAGTTGGCGTAAAGTTTGATAAACCAATACCTGATGGTGTTGATCTTGGGGGTCTATGTAAAGGCAATGGATACTTCTGCAATGGTATGTTTTTGCAGTCTTAGACAGTTTTTTGTCTTCTTTAAGTCTACACACACTTGTATATGCGAAACCTTGCTTATCCTCTTTATTTGTAGTCTCTGATCTTCGATTGGAAACCACGGGCGCAGAAGATTTGGACAAGTTACTTATCAACACATTGTTTGAGGTGGCATATCTTCCATAGActgattttccttttctttcttttggtttaactGTATCATCTCCTTATGAGTTTTTATCTTCTCTTTAAGGCTGTAATAAGTGAGAGCAGAAGTTCACCTTTCATTTTGTTCATGAAAGATGCTGAGAAGTCCCTGGTAGGAAATTCTGATTCATTTTCCACATTCAGAGCGAGACTTGATAAGCTTCCAGATAATGTGGTTGTAATTGGTTCTCACACTCAAACTGACAGTCGCAAGGAGAAGGTAATATTTATGCTGGTTTCTGCATATATTGTGTGTAATTTGTTCTTTAATCCTATATCACCAGAAGATGATGTTGATGTCATGTAGTATATACTTGAAACGAAAAAATGGAACATCGTAAAGGAACTTGAAATGTCAAAGCCTACATGTTAATGCCATACCATAATATTCATGTATTAATCTCTGAAAGATAGTGATCCAGTGATcatggagaagaaatgagtatTTAGATGCTGGATTTCTGTACAAGTCTAAATACTCTTTAGAACTGCTGTCAAAATTCTTTGATGATGTACAAAACCATCCTTATGTTTTAGACAATGCTTTCCACAACATGTTTCTACCATTTCTCAGCCACTCTAGATACTCTCTCCCCTGCTGATGCCCACTGTTTTGCGCCAGTATTAGATTTAAAGTAACACAACTGATAACCATATAAGGATTAACTCAATGGCATTAGGTGTAACCATGGTATATGGTTTAGGTGGTACAAACTGGTGGCAGTTAAATTGTCAAAAAGCAGGGGAATCCTGTATAAAGAACACACTGTATGAAGTCAAGTATGATGCGCTTAAAATTGAGTGCTTATTTTGCTTCCTCTTTGAACTTCATCCATTCTTGCAGTCGCACCCTGGTGGTTTGCTTTTCACAAAGTTTGGCAGCAATCAAACTGCTCTTCTTGACTTGGCTTTCCCGGTAATGTTCATATACCTCTAACATGTATATTTGCTTGTGTCTTtcattttttcccttttcttttaatcTTTTGCATAGCAGCTTGGTTGAATTATCTCTGCCATAAATTTTTGGTATTTCTGGATGGTGGCCTTTTGCTTTTCTGAGTGTGGATTGTTTGTGATTACAGGATAGTTTTGGAAGACTACATGAGAGAGGGAAAGAAGTTCCGAAGGCGACAAAACTTCTGTCTAAACTCTTTCCCAATAAAGTTACCATTCATATGCCGCAGGTTTGTATATTGCTTCCTGTTTCATATAGGTTTCTTTTGTTTCCTCTTTGTGGGGCTTTCCTTATTATGTTATGGCATTGCAGGATGAAGCACTTCTTGTCTCGTGGAAGCAACAATTGGATCGAGATGTTGAAACCCTAAAAATGAAGGGAAACTTGAATCTCTTGCGCACTGTGAGTTTTTTTTTCGTGGCTGTTTCTTATCATATATACGGAGATAGCCTTGGACACTGTGTAGTTAGGTCCATTTTTGTGCTAGTTTGGGAATTCAgttgttttatctttttctaGCTTGAAGaaatcatatgatgatattGAAATCATTGTTATGGAGTTTAGAATGTGAATTCTCGGACAGTTTTCTGTCTATTCCCTTTTCTGGACACGTGTACCAGGAGTTTGGGCTGGCATCCTCGTATATCTTGTGCCAACCTTACTGTTACCTGGAACGGTTCATCCAAAACAATATAATTCAAGACAGAAAGTTTTAAGTAGTCAAATCTATTGTAAGGGTGGCTTTTCTAAATCTTATTTGTCCTTTAGCTGAATGGTTTTGGTTACTGGTCAAGTGTGGCTGAACCTGGCTTACATATGAGTCTAAATGCAATTACCTGAGATCTGACAACTATACTGTTAGTGCTGAAGTTTTCATAGTTAATTAGATGCCCGACTCTTCACGGTGGATGGATCTTGTGGACATACCAAACAaatttgttgttcaattctGTTGTGGTAGTTTATAGTTGTACTTTGGTTGTATATCCTTGGACATTTAATGTCATTTATGACTAGTGGTCCATCACTTCTTTGCTAAATCTGTTAAAATGCTATGAAGAGCTTCTATAAAGTTGACATGAATTGAACAATTGGCTTTATCTATACAAAGGAGAAGTGAAAACTTTGACAATTGAATTTCCATAATGTCTTtagtttttttgtattttgctcATATAAGTGTATAATTACAGCTAATGAGTTTCAATATGATAATCAAGGTGTATTTTTCTATATCTAGGTTCTGGGTCGATGTGGACTAGAGTGTGAAGGACTTGAGACACTATGCATCAAGGATCAAACACTTACCAACGAAAGTATGCTCTTTTCATGATACATTAAGATGTCATTTGTTGCTTATGGTTCTGTAttgtttctggtatcttctgtGACTTATGTATTATCTTATCTGTTGCAGGTTCAGACAAGGTAGTTGGATGGGCTCTAAACCATCATTTAATGCAGAATCCTGAAGCTGATCCAGAAACAAAAGTTGTTCTATCTGCGGAGAGGTAATTGACAGCTTAATTATTGCCATCTTCCTGAATAATTGTTAGCTGAAATATCAGTTATTGGTTGGATATTACACAGTTGTAATGCCATGTTGCAATTCTGGCAGCATCCAGTATGGACTTGAAATTTTACAGGCTCTCCAGAATGAAACGAAGAGTTTGAAGAAGTCACTTAAGGTAGCTGGCTTGACTTTTGTGTTTCCAACAACTTTTATGACCATAATCTTTTCTCTGACTGGAGTTATCCCAAGATCTCAAATTGCTCTTCTTTCTTCCTGCAAGGTAAAATTCTATGTTAATCTTCCTAGTGTTTGTTCTTGGTTGAATCAGGATGTTGTAACAGAAAATGAATTTGAGAAAAGGCTGTTagctgatgttattccacctaGTGACATTGGAGTTACGTTTGATGATATTGGAGCCCTTGAGAATGTGAAGGATACATTGAAGGAGTTGGTGATGCTTCCTTTACAAAGGCCTGAGCTTTTCTGCAAGGGGCAATTAACCAAGGTTTAACGTTTTGTCTGCATTGAGAGATAGATGCTTCTTTTATTTGATTGCTTTGAAAATTGTATGGCTTGTGTATGCATGTGAGTTTTAATGTTGATTATATAGTTCTGGTTATCATCTatgaacttttttatttttcagtacTAAGTTGCCACATGATCAAATTATAGTAGTCTAGTAATATGGTTGGTGTATATGACTGTGATTATATGTCCTCTCTATGCAGCCTTGCAAGGGTATCCTTTTATTTGGTCCCCCTGGAACAGGCAAGACAATGCTTGCGAAGGCTGTGGCTACGGAAGCTGGTGCAAACTTTATCAACATATCCATGTCGAGCATCACATCTAAGGTTCGCAATTTAGATTGTTTGACTATGGTCTATTTTGGAAGTGATTTCATTTCACAAGTTTAAGCAATGTCTTCTTCGGTGCAGTGGTTTGGTGAGGGTGAGAAATACGTGAAAGCTGTTTTCTCGCTGGCCAGTAAAATTGCGCCTAGTGTTGTATTCGTAGATGAAGTAAGGTTTTTTAATTCTTAGGGGATTTACTTATTTTGGGTTATTTCTTTCAACTGAATTCTAACATTATTTGTGCTTGTACTAGGTGGACAGTATGTTGGGCCGACGGGAAAATCCAGGGGAGCATGAGGCAATGCGTAAGATGAAGAATGAATTTATGGTAAATTGGGATGGTTTACGAACAAAAGAAACAGAGCGAGTTCTTGTACTGGCAGCCACAAATAGgccttttgaccttgatgaggCTGTAATTCGAAGACTGCCACGCAGGTAAATATATGTCTAAATTGAAACAATAGCACCTTATATATGAAACACTTGTTGTGTTTATGCACCCATCAACCCACACATTTCTtgccttctttttttattacatGAGGTCAAGTTGTTTATGCTTTAAATCATCCTTCTGCAGGTTGATGGTAAATTTGCCAGATGCTCCGAATAGAGCAAAAATATTGAAAGTCATACTGGCAAAAGAGGACTTGTCTCCCACTATTGATTTTGATGCTATTGCGAGCATGACGGATGGGTATTCTGGAAGTGACCTCAAGGTAATTAAtttgatattatttattttactagTTGATGGTTTCATTAATATCTATATCAATAATTGTTATTATATTGCAGAATCTTTGTGTAACTTCTGCACATCGTCCAATTAAAGAGATtttggagaaggaaaaaaaggttTGTATTGGGCTTTCTTATGGCATTAGATTTGTCCAcgttctctttgttttttttgagTGGCAGTCACTTGAAGTGTCTGCTGTTGGGTACTCTCACTTTGGATCAATTTACGTGTGCTTCCaagaaaatctgaaatttcCAACTCTCTTCTTTCCAGTTTTAGCCCCTCTACTCCCCAGCATTAGACGTCATTGTTTATCTCATTTTTGCTTTTTTATTCTCTATTGACCATCATCTCTTTTGTCTCCTCTCAAGAACAAAGAACTGATTTTCCACAGTGaagaccaaaaacaaaacaaaacaaggagACATCTCTACATTGTT encodes the following:
- the LOC137709933 gene encoding uncharacterized protein isoform X1, whose protein sequence is MVSTRRSGSLSGNNSKRSSSSEDKPPSPKRPKADNGSASEKATPGVENSKELCTLPPAAAADPGECGPEDAPVAGDGVPSGKTEAAAPAVAVTTPIAEGSSPVVEKQPRSSWSFYQKQNLSIDTPWCKLLSQSALNVNISVSAVTFTIGASRHCNFALKDHTISGALCKIKRTQREGSAVAVLESTGSKGSVQVNGTNVKRGNSFMLSPGDEVVFGSMGNHAYIFQLLLTEAAVKGAEVQGSIGKFLHLERRAGDPSAVAGASILASLSTRAEQSRWKSAAQTTSKVHPGAEVPAQSVIQDDTEIELDGLESSSTQNRGTDKAEDIGAIDKNLTPDCNPDSSIEAGNVKLSGMNDLLRPLLRMLARSPSYKLKLSKGICKQVLEERNEWTRDLQSASTSGMSLRCVAFKEGLHAGILDGKSIDVSFDNFPYYLSENTKKVLIAASFIHLKHKEHVKYTSELTAVNPRILLSGPSGSEIYQEMLAKALAQYFGAKLLIFDSHSFLGGLSSKEAELLRDGLSAEKLCSLTKQRPALPDLAKNTDLSSSETEAPGSSNALNDLESQPKMENDTLPSSSGASRNYLFKIGDRVRFIASGALYATSSSLRGPVIGMRGEVVLLFEDNPLSKVGVKFDKPIPDGVDLGGLCKGNGYFCNVSDLRLETTGAEDLDKLLINTLFEAVISESRSSPFILFMKDAEKSLVGNSDSFSTFRARLDKLPDNVVVIGSHTQTDSRKEKSHPGGLLFTKFGSNQTALLDLAFPDSFGRLHERGKEVPKATKLLSKLFPNKVTIHMPQDEALLVSWKQQLDRDVETLKMKGNLNLLRTVLGRCGLECEGLETLCIKDQTLTNESSDKVVGWALNHHLMQNPEADPETKVVLSAESIQYGLEILQALQNETKSLKKSLKDVVTENEFEKRLLADVIPPSDIGVTFDDIGALENVKDTLKELVMLPLQRPELFCKGQLTKPCKGILLFGPPGTGKTMLAKAVATEAGANFINISMSSITSKWFGEGEKYVKAVFSLASKIAPSVVFVDEVDSMLGRRENPGEHEAMRKMKNEFMVNWDGLRTKETERVLVLAATNRPFDLDEAVIRRLPRRLMVNLPDAPNRAKILKVILAKEDLSPTIDFDAIASMTDGYSGSDLKNLCVTSAHRPIKEILEKEKKEHAVAVAEGRPAPALSGSADIRPLNMDDFKDAHERVCASVSSESVNMTELLQWNELYGEGGSRRKKALSYFM
- the LOC137709933 gene encoding uncharacterized protein isoform X2, which produces MVSTRRSGSLSGNNSKRSSSSEDKPPSPKRPKADNGSASEKATPGVENSKELCTLPPAAAADPGECGPEDAPVAGDGVPSGKTEAAAPAVAVTTPIAEGSSPVVEKQPRSSWSFYQKQNLSIDTPWCKLLSQSALNVNISVSAVTFTIGASRHCNFALKDHTISGALCKIKRTQREGSAVAVLESTGSKGSVQVNGTNVKRGNSFMLSPGDEVVFGSMGNHAYIFQLLLTEAAVKGAEVQGSIGKFLHLERRAGDPSAVAGASILASLSTRAEQSRWKSAAQTTSKVHPGAEVPAQSVIQDDTEIELDGLESSSTQNRGTDKAEDIGAIDKNLTPDCNPDSSIEAGNVLEERNEWTRDLQSASTSGMSLRCVAFKEGLHAGILDGKSIDVSFDNFPYYLSENTKKVLIAASFIHLKHKEHVKYTSELTAVNPRILLSGPSGSEIYQEMLAKALAQYFGAKLLIFDSHSFLGGLSSKEAELLRDGLSAEKLCSLTKQRPALPDLAKNTDLSSSETEAPGSSNALNDLESQPKMENDTLPSSSGASRNYLFKIGDRVRFIASGALYATSSSLRGPVIGMRGEVVLLFEDNPLSKVGVKFDKPIPDGVDLGGLCKGNGYFCNVSDLRLETTGAEDLDKLLINTLFEAVISESRSSPFILFMKDAEKSLVGNSDSFSTFRARLDKLPDNVVVIGSHTQTDSRKEKSHPGGLLFTKFGSNQTALLDLAFPDSFGRLHERGKEVPKATKLLSKLFPNKVTIHMPQDEALLVSWKQQLDRDVETLKMKGNLNLLRTVLGRCGLECEGLETLCIKDQTLTNESSDKVVGWALNHHLMQNPEADPETKVVLSAESIQYGLEILQALQNETKSLKKSLKDVVTENEFEKRLLADVIPPSDIGVTFDDIGALENVKDTLKELVMLPLQRPELFCKGQLTKPCKGILLFGPPGTGKTMLAKAVATEAGANFINISMSSITSKWFGEGEKYVKAVFSLASKIAPSVVFVDEVDSMLGRRENPGEHEAMRKMKNEFMVNWDGLRTKETERVLVLAATNRPFDLDEAVIRRLPRRLMVNLPDAPNRAKILKVILAKEDLSPTIDFDAIASMTDGYSGSDLKNLCVTSAHRPIKEILEKEKKEHAVAVAEGRPAPALSGSADIRPLNMDDFKDAHERVCASVSSESVNMTELLQWNELYGEGGSRRKKALSYFM
- the LOC137709933 gene encoding uncharacterized protein isoform X3, with product MVSTRRSGSLSGNNSKRSSSSEDKPPSPKRPKADNGSASEKATPGVENSKELCTLPPAAAADPGECGPEDAPVAGDGVPSGKTEAAAPAVAVTTPIAEGSSPVVEKQPRSSWSFYQKQNLSIDTPWCKLLSQSALNVNISVSAVTFTIGASRHCNFALKDHTISGALCKIKRTQREGSAVAVLESTGSKGSVQVNGTNVKRGNSFMLSPGDEVVFGSMGNHAYIFQLLLTEAAVKGAEVQGSIGKFLHLERRAGDPSAVAGASILASLSTRAEQSRWKSAAQTTSKVHPGAEVPAQSVIQDDTEIELDGLESSSTQNRGTDKAEDIGAIDKNLTPDCNPDSSIEVLEERNEWTRDLQSASTSGMSLRCVAFKEGLHAGILDGKSIDVSFDNFPYYLSENTKKVLIAASFIHLKHKEHVKYTSELTAVNPRILLSGPSGSEIYQEMLAKALAQYFGAKLLIFDSHSFLGGLSSKEAELLRDGLSAEKLCSLTKQRPALPDLAKNTDLSSSETEAPGSSNALNDLESQPKMENDTLPSSSGASRNYLFKIGDRVRFIASGALYATSSSLRGPVIGMRGEVVLLFEDNPLSKVGVKFDKPIPDGVDLGGLCKGNGYFCNVSDLRLETTGAEDLDKLLINTLFEAVISESRSSPFILFMKDAEKSLVGNSDSFSTFRARLDKLPDNVVVIGSHTQTDSRKEKSHPGGLLFTKFGSNQTALLDLAFPDSFGRLHERGKEVPKATKLLSKLFPNKVTIHMPQDEALLVSWKQQLDRDVETLKMKGNLNLLRTVLGRCGLECEGLETLCIKDQTLTNESSDKVVGWALNHHLMQNPEADPETKVVLSAESIQYGLEILQALQNETKSLKKSLKDVVTENEFEKRLLADVIPPSDIGVTFDDIGALENVKDTLKELVMLPLQRPELFCKGQLTKPCKGILLFGPPGTGKTMLAKAVATEAGANFINISMSSITSKWFGEGEKYVKAVFSLASKIAPSVVFVDEVDSMLGRRENPGEHEAMRKMKNEFMVNWDGLRTKETERVLVLAATNRPFDLDEAVIRRLPRRLMVNLPDAPNRAKILKVILAKEDLSPTIDFDAIASMTDGYSGSDLKNLCVTSAHRPIKEILEKEKKEHAVAVAEGRPAPALSGSADIRPLNMDDFKDAHERVCASVSSESVNMTELLQWNELYGEGGSRRKKALSYFM